The sequence CGCTTCCATCACCCCTTCGGCGCTCAACCCATTCTTTTCATAAAGCTGATCCGCCTTATATGCGGATTGGCCGAACTCGCCGTCGATGCCGAGCGTTTTGACGCGATGCGCGATGCCGGCCCGGCTTAATGCGTGGCTGAGTTGCGCACCCATTCCGCCGATGGATTGATGATCGTCGATGGTCACCAGATTCCCGCCTGCCGCGTTCACAGCGGCGCCGATGGTTTCGACGTCCACTTGATTGATAAACGGATTGTTGATGACCGTCGCCTTCACGCCTTCGGCGGCAAGTTGCTTGCCCGCTTCGATAACGCGATTGAGCAGCACGCCGCTGCCGACTAAAACCACGTCGCCGCCTTCCTGTAACACCTGCGCTTTGCCCCATTCATAAACAGGATTCTCCACCCAACGGAGCGGATAATTTTCGCGGCCCACAAAGAAAATATAACTCTCGCCATCCCTGCCCGCCGCGCGGTCGGTCTCGAAGCGTTTGATGGCTTGATACATAAAAGCCTCCGCTTCATCGGAACACGAAGGCGCAATCACCGTTGTGTGCGGGATGGCGCTCATCGCCGCAAGATACGTCGTCGCCTGATGGCTCGCGCCATCGGCCGCATCCTGAAATCCCACGTGGCTAAACATCGCAATCACCGGCCCCTGGCTCAGCGCAGCCATCGTGAGGGGGAGATTCCCTTTGGTGACACCGAATTGGCCGAAGGTATCCACGATGGGAATGAAACCGACTTTGCTCATGCCCGCGCCGGTGCTGATCATATTGGCCTCGGCAATGCCCACCTCGATGAAGCGGCCCGGGAAAGATTTTTGGTACGCGCTAATGCCCGTGGACCCCTGCACGTCAGAGGAAATTGAAAACACCGGCGCACCTTCCTGGGCCGCGCGAATGGCACCCGCCGCGAGCCCGGCCTGCACTTTGCTTTTCTTCACCGCGGGCGAATCGCTGGCGGGCGCGGCGGCTTTGGCTTCTTCGGCGGCTTGCCAATCGGCGCGAAGTTCGTTGGCCCATTCTGAAAATTCCGTGGGCACTTCCGCTTCGCCAAAAATTTCGGACATCCAATCGACGATATGCTCACCATTCTTGAGCGGGAAACCGTGCCCGCCGGCGGCATTTTCCTCGGTGCTGGCGATGCCTTTGCCCTTGATGGTTTTCACCCAAAGACAAACCGGCTGGGCTGGATTAG comes from Limisphaerales bacterium and encodes:
- a CDS encoding transketolase; protein product: MGADESANVKPIEAPALTPISIPSRLASTPSEPPKYSVTVQDRAGAEVTVADPKATRAAVALMNVHAVVGGAACHWGGPAAFAEIMAATHALMFAAKGRQWHEAFHFVNDAGHTENGVYALRANYAFDGMSYETLRGFRGIESKLTGHGESHINPEGILISNGPLGSGLPQAQGLAIGDKMAGNERVTICTISDGAMMEGEAKESVAAIPGLAAKGRVNPFVLILSDNDTKLSGRITDDSFSMQPSFAALAHLGWKVIEVADGHDLQAVYSALESGIAEANANPAQPVCLWVKTIKGKGIASTEENAAGGHGFPLKNGEHIVDWMSEIFGEAEVPTEFSEWANELRADWQAAEEAKAAAPASDSPAVKKSKVQAGLAAGAIRAAQEGAPVFSISSDVQGSTGISAYQKSFPGRFIEVGIAEANMISTGAGMSKVGFIPIVDTFGQFGVTKGNLPLTMAALSQGPVIAMFSHVGFQDAADGASHQATTYLAAMSAIPHTTVIAPSCSDEAEAFMYQAIKRFETDRAAGRDGESYIFFVGRENYPLRWVENPVYEWGKAQVLQEGGDVVLVGSGVLLNRVIEAGKQLAAEGVKATVINNPFINQVDVETIGAAVNAAGGNLVTIDDHQSIGGMGAQLSHALSRAGIAHRVKTLGIDGEFGQSAYKADQLYEKNGLSAEGVMEAARELVKSQ